From the genome of Pseudomonas putida:
GTCATCTGGTAGCAGAAGATACGTGCCTTGGTGTTGCCCTTGATGCCGGCCAGGGCGCGACCGCGCATGGCACCGTACACATGGATGTTGCCATCGGCGAGAAGTTCCGCACCTGGGCTGACCGATCCCACCACCACCAGGTCGCCACCCTGGGCGTAGATCTGCTGGCCGCCACGCACCGGCGTGGTGATGATACGGGTCGGGCGCACTTCCGGCTCGGCCGGCGGTGGCGGCGGCGGTGGGGCCGGCTCTGGCTTCTTGACCTCGGGCTCGGGTTCCAGCGGCCGCTCGCGGGCGCCGGAGGGCGGCAGCACGGGCAGGTCGATGGCGATCGCCGCGGCGATGTCCTCGATGCGGCTGGCGCGGATAGCCAGGGTGCGCAGGCCATGGTGGCGGCAGATGCGCATCAGCCCGGGCAGGTCGATCGCCCCTTCGCTGGCCGGCAGCTTGTCCAGGGCCAGCACCAGGGGCGTGTTGCTGAAGAAGTTCGGAGCCTGGGCCACTTTCGCCGCCAGCTGGCGGTCGAGGGCTTCCAGGTCGTTGCGTCCCAGTTCCAGCACAGTGATGGCGAGCATGCTGCCCTTGAGCTGGAACACGGAGGCGGTGTCGGGTGTGGGGTTTGTGCTCATGGTCTGCATAGACGGCAAGTTGCGAAAAAAGTGCCCTGACTTATAACGATAAGACCGGTTGGCCGCAACCGATGCCGAACCGTTGTAGAATGCCCGGCCTTTGTCTTTCCGGATGCTTCAATGGAACGCCCGCGTTTTCGACCCTATTTCCTCCACCCACG
Proteins encoded in this window:
- the minC gene encoding septum site-determining protein MinC, producing MQTMSTNPTPDTASVFQLKGSMLAITVLELGRNDLEALDRQLAAKVAQAPNFFSNTPLVLALDKLPASEGAIDLPGLMRICRHHGLRTLAIRASRIEDIAAAIAIDLPVLPPSGARERPLEPEPEVKKPEPAPPPPPPPAEPEVRPTRIITTPVRGGQQIYAQGGDLVVVGSVSPGAELLADGNIHVYGAMRGRALAGIKGNTKARIFCYQMTAELVSIAGQYRVCEELRRDPLWGAGVQVSLSGDVLNITRL